Proteins from a genomic interval of Arachis hypogaea cultivar Tifrunner chromosome 10, arahy.Tifrunner.gnm2.J5K5, whole genome shotgun sequence:
- the LOC112715222 gene encoding uncharacterized protein produces MEAETVLKLFDSCWFGIQDMKEQEPCSSSSHENTNHQTKEGISESEEPMLLRSQTIHTRSMSDQLDNRTCSMHDDSSSPEFEMLPSKLQTILSGKDITDTEQDERQAQVQVQLEGLPKKNNNNNKRRGRKKRRGSKSLSDLEFEELKGFMDLGFVFSEEDKDSSLASILPGLQRLGKKSVKNDDDDEDGDDDDEDEENCDKAAVPRPYLSEAWKVHKKKKENPLKNWKVPALNNENDIKDSIKLWAHTVASTVR; encoded by the coding sequence ATGGAAGCAGAGACAGTGTTGAAGCTCTTTGATTCTTGCTGGTTTGGGATTCAAGACATGAAGGAACAAGAACCTTGTTCATCAAGTTCTCATGAAAACACAAATCATCAAACCAAAGAAGGAATATCAGAATCAGAAGAACCGATGCTTTTGCGCAGCCAAACCATTCATACAAGGTCTATGAGCGACCAATTGGACAATAGGACATGCTCCATGCATGATGATTCTAGTTCGCCCGAGTTTGAGATGTTGCCATCAAAGCTTCAAACCATTCTTTCAGGAAAAGATATCACAGACACAGAACAAGATGAAAGGCAAGCACAGGTGCAAGTGCAACTTGAAGGGTTGCctaagaaaaacaacaacaacaacaaaagaagaggaaggaagaagagaaggggaAGCAAGAGTTTATCAGACCTTGAATTTGAGGAGCTTAAAGGGTTTATGGATCTTGGCTTTGTTTTCTCAGAGGAAGACAAAGATTCAAGCTTGGCTTCAATCCTTCCTGGTTTGCAAAGGTTAGGGAAGAAGAGTGtcaagaatgatgatgatgatgaggatggtgatgatgatgatgaagatgaggagAATTGTGACAAGGCTGCAGTTCCAAGACCTTACCTTTCAGAAGCATGGAAGGTacataagaaaaagaaagagaacccTTTGAAGAATTGGAAGGTTCCTGCTTTGAACAATGAAAATGACATTAAAGATAGCATCAAGTTATGGGCTCACACTGTTGCTTCCACTGTCAGATGA
- the LOC112715224 gene encoding early nodulin-70, with protein MVASSVSSAAVSCTLEEMLESKEKEMYQQQWVQNAPDPPCFFREVFENVKDTILPPNNSKNVWSTLVVNDNQQPLYKRVLVLLTEIFPILASLRGYNAHKFKFDLMAGITVASLAIPQCVGFATLAQLSPEYGLYTCFGPPLMYAMLTSSREIVIGNVAVDSLLLSSMISKLKDPIQDSVAYTQLLLTATFIAGIFQLAFGIFRFGFLVDYLSHATIVGFLAAAAVGIGAYQFIVLLGIKKFTNKSDLISVIKIFWTSLFKDRSQWHPYSFTLGFSFLCFILFARFMGRRNKKLFWLPTIAPLLSVIVSSIVAYTVNSHQINVKDYKVDVLGEIKGGSLNPISLLHLNLSDNFLAPLIKTGLTVAVISLTETIAVGRSFASLRGYNLDPNKEMISLGLTNIVGSFTSCYVASGSLSRTALNYSSGAETTVSSIVMALTVLISLKFLTRLLYYTPKAILAAIIISVVPGLIDIQKAYQIWKVDKLDFLACAAAFFGVLFASVEMGLAIAVTISFAKLILVSIQPGITVLGRLPGKDAFGDIEQYPMGLSIPGLIILSPKSSFLCFANATLVRERIERWVNDGHVEEGEGGSNLKFIILDSSGLTNIDTAGIASLEGLNKNLISHGVKLVIANPRWQVIHKLRVGDFVSKIGGRVFVSVGEAVDACLGLGAAKMANTV; from the exons ATGGTAGCTTCATCAGTAAGCAGTGCCGCAGTGAGTTGCACATTGGAAGAAATGTTGGAATCTAAAGAGAAAGAAATGTACCAGCAGCAGTGGGTGCAAAATGCACCCGACCCGCCTTGTTTTTTTCGAGAGGTATTCGAAAACGTTAAGGACACAATATTGCCCCCCAATAACAGCAAGAATGTGTGGTCAACTCTCGTTGTCAATGACAACCAACAACCTTTGTACAAAAGAGTGTTGGTGTTGTTGACGGAGATTTTTCCCATCCTTGCTTCTCTAAGAGGATACAATGCTCACAAGTTCAAATTCGATCTCATGGCGGGTATAACCGTTGCAAGTCTCGCCATTCCTCAG TGTGTAGGATTCGCTACTTTGGCTCAGCTAAGTCCCGAATATGGCTTAT ATACATGTTTTGGGCCACCTCTTATGTACGCAATGCTTACGAGTTCAAGAGAGATAGTGATTGGGAATGTAGCAGTGGATtcacttcttctttcttcaatgATTTCCAAATTGAAAGATCCCATTCAAGATTCTGTTGCATACACTCAGCTACTTCTAACTGCAACTTTCATTGCTGGTATCTTCCAACTTGCATTTGGAATCTTCAG GTTTGGATTTCTGGTGGATTATCTTTCCCATGCAACAATAGTGGGGTTCTTGGCAGCAGCTGCCGTAGGCATTGGAGCATATCAGTTTATAGTGTTGTTAGGAATCAAAAAATTCACTAACAAATCTGACTTGATTTCTGTGATCAAAATATTTTGGACATCTTTATTCAAGGATCGA TCACAGTGGCATCCTTACAGCTTTACTCTTGGATTCTCATTTCTTTGTTTCATCCTATTTGCCAGATTCATG GGGAGAAGGAACAAGAAACTGTTCTGGTTGCCAACAATTGCTCCTCTGCTTTCAGTTATTGTATCTTCTATTGTTGCATATACAGTGAATTCTCATCAAATAAATGTGAAGGACTACAAAGTTGATGTGTTAGGAGAAATCAAAGGAGGTAGCTTGAACCCAATCTCATTATTGCATCTCAACCTTAGTGACAATTTTTTGGCTCCATTGATCAAAACAGGCTTAACCGTTGCTGTTATTTCACTCACG gaaACTATTGCTGTTGGTAGGTCATTTGCATCCCTAAGAGGATACAATCTTGATCCCAATAAAGAAATGATATCCCTGGGTTTAACCAACATTGTTGGATCTTTCACGTCTTGCTACGTTGCATCTG GTTCACTTTCACGCACTGCTCTAAATTATAGTTCAGGGGCTGAAACAACGGTGTCAAGCATAGTGATGGCATTGACGGTTCTAATATCACTGAAATTCTTGACGAGGCTATTATATTACACTCCAAAGGCAATCTTAGCAGCAATAATTATATCGGTAGTGCCTGGTCTTATTGACATTCAAAAAGCATATCAGATTTGGAAGGTTGATAAACTAGACTTTCTTGCTTGCGCTGCAGCCTTTTTTGGGGTCCTCTTTGCCTCTGTAGAGATGGGCCTTGCAATTGCG gtGACAATATCATTTGCAAAGTTAATTCTGGTGTCAATTCAACCTGGAATAACGGTTCTTGGAAGGCTTCCTGGAAAAGATGCATTTGGTGACATTGAGCAATATCCAATGGGCCTCTCCATTCCTGGCCTTATTATTCTTTCTCCAAAATCCTCCTTCCTTTGTTTTGCAAATGCAACTCTTGTCAGAGAAAG GATTGAGAGATGGGTGAACGATGGGCACGTTGAGGAGGGCGAGGGAGGAAGCAATTTAAAATTCATCATTCTTGATTCCTCAG GTCTTACGAATATTGACACAGCGGGAATTGCTTCTTTGGAGGGACTGAACAAGAATTTGATTTCACATGGAGTAAAA TTGGTGATAGCTAACCCAAGGTGGCAAGTAATCCACAAGCTAAGAGTAGGTGACTTTGTGAGCAAAATTGGAGGAAGAGTTTTCGTTTCTGTGGGTGAAGCTGTAGATGCATGTCTTGGTCTTGGTGCTGCCAAAATGGCTAATACTGTATAA